ATGGAAAAATAGCAACTACTACCGGGGAAAGCAAATGGATTACAGGTGAAGTTGCTCGTACAGATGTCCATCAATATCGTCATACGCACGATGCCATCCTTATCGGAGTGAATACTGTCATAGCTGATAATCCATCTTTAACAACACGCCTTCCAAACGGCGGCAAGCATCCGATTCGTATTATTTTAGATACACATTTACGAACTCCGCTATCCTCTCATGTCATTACAGACGAGATGGCACCAACATGGATTATTGTTGGAAAAGATGTAAATAAAGAAAAAATAGCGGGCTACGAATCTCAGGCGGTATCTGTACTTCAAATGAAGACGAGCCAAATTGAAATACGCGACCTTCTCCTCCTTCTCGGTGAGAAACAAATCCTTTCACTCTTTGTTGAAGGTGGACAATCGGTACACGCGAGCTTTTTAGAAACAAAGTGTTTCAATGAAATTGTGACCTATATAAGTCCAAAATTAATCGGCGGAAAAGATGCTCCAACTATGTTTGGTGGCACCGGCTTTATAAAACTGCAAGATGCAATTTCCTTGCAAATTCAAGAGATGAAACAAATTGGTGATGATATAAAAATCGTTGCTAGTGTGCGAAATGAGGTGCCTGCATGTTTACAGGAATTGT
This sequence is a window from Bacillus pseudomycoides DSM 12442. Protein-coding genes within it:
- the ribD gene encoding bifunctional diaminohydroxyphosphoribosylaminopyrimidine deaminase/5-amino-6-(5-phosphoribosylamino)uracil reductase RibD produces the protein MTDQEYMRIALQLAQSTAGQTSPNPMVGAVVVKDGNIVGMGAHLLAGEEHAEVHALRMAGDKANGSTVYVTLEPCSHFGKTPPCCDLLIEKKVKRVVIATLDCNPLVSGSGAKRLQKAGISVTTGVLEEEATALNRYFFHYMKTKLPFVTIKTAMSLDGKIATTTGESKWITGEVARTDVHQYRHTHDAILIGVNTVIADNPSLTTRLPNGGKHPIRIILDTHLRTPLSSHVITDEMAPTWIIVGKDVNKEKIAGYESQAVSVLQMKTSQIEIRDLLLLLGEKQILSLFVEGGQSVHASFLETKCFNEIVTYISPKLIGGKDAPTMFGGTGFIKLQDAISLQIQEMKQIGDDIKIVASVRNEVPACLQEL